The proteins below are encoded in one region of Candidatus Rokuibacteriota bacterium:
- a CDS encoding cytochrome c has protein sequence MNARARVSASLVIGILAAVTAAGCAPKMRMGSGDIVADRQRLMKLNGASWADIQAKAKAGQIEAIAVNAETLALNAMHIPSLFPEGSHTEKSKAKPEVWQKWAEFEKAAKTMEAEAVKLRDASKSKNEALTQSLVKDFGRLACGNCHTPFRVPPPPQPRS, from the coding sequence ATGAACGCAAGAGCGAGAGTGAGTGCGAGCCTCGTGATCGGTATCCTGGCTGCCGTCACCGCGGCGGGATGCGCCCCGAAGATGCGCATGGGCTCGGGGGACATCGTGGCCGATCGCCAGCGCCTGATGAAGCTCAACGGGGCGAGCTGGGCGGACATCCAGGCCAAGGCCAAGGCGGGCCAGATCGAGGCCATTGCAGTGAACGCGGAAACCCTCGCGCTCAACGCCATGCACATTCCCTCGCTCTTCCCCGAGGGGTCGCACACCGAGAAGTCCAAGGCAAAGCCGGAGGTCTGGCAGAAGTGGGCCGAGTTCGAGAAGGCCGCCAAGACCATGGAGGCCGAGGCCGTGAAGCTGCGGGACGCCTCCAAGTCCAAGAACGAGGCCCTGACCCAGTCCCTCGTGAAGGACTTCGGCCGCCTCGCGTGTGGCAACTGTCACACGCCCTTCCGGGTCCCCCCGCCGCCGCAGCCGCGCTCCTAG